From Hydra vulgaris chromosome 07, alternate assembly HydraT2T_AEP, a single genomic window includes:
- the LOC136082632 gene encoding piggyBac transposable element-derived protein 4-like has protein sequence MVNKRRSISVQDAVNFVLEEDSDLSSLTESLSDSEIEFLIESETDEELYLSDYSDDNFKNIPSIEQNIKNIKVVPALKKKKVSCYENLNWQKEPPKEGMRRFNFISEEKVKGDIKNSDPLELFEYIITNELCEYIAEQTNIYFNQMTGSKVFQRSSRIFKFINSGAIFTSRDIRLHFAVIIYCGIIRKPKLRMYYTKSKLFETPGFKSILSQNKLLLLERFLHFVDISSIVDQSYTKDIKIKYIQEYIVNR, from the coding sequence atggtaaaTAAACGACGATCAATTTCTGTTCAAGACGCTGTAAATTTTGTCTTGGAAGAAGACTCAGATCTTTCTTCGTTGACAGAATCTTTATCTGACAGTGAAATAGAATTTTTAATCGAATCAGAAACGGATGAAGAATTATATCTGAGTGATTACAGTGACgataattttaagaatattccATCAATTGAGCAAAATATCAAGAATATAAAAGTAGTTCCAGCTCTAAAGAAGAAGAAAGTTAGTTGCTATGAGAATTTAAATTGGCAAAAGGAACCTCCTAAAGAAGGAATGAGacgatttaattttatttctgaagAAAAAGTCAAAGGAGATATAAAAAACTCTGACCCTCTTgaattatttgaatatattattacaaacgAACTTTGTGAGTACATTGCTGAACAAACTAACATATACTTTAACCAAATGACAGGAAGTAAAGTATTTCAAAGAAGCTCtcgtatatttaaatttatcaatagtGGAGCTATATTTACATCTCGTGACATACGCCTTCATTTTGCAGTGATAATCTACTGTGGTATTATTCGAAAGCCCAAATTGCGAATGTACTATACAAAAAGCAAACTGTTTGAAACACCAGGCTTTAAAAGTATACTATcgcaaaacaaattattattgctAGAGAGATTTCTTCATTTTGTAGATATTTCTAGTATTGTGGACCAAAGTTATACAaaggatataaaaattaaatacattcaGGAGTACATTGTTAACCGCTGA
- the LOC136082633 gene encoding piggyBac transposable element-derived protein 4-like — protein MLQPGRDISIDESLLLWKGRLSFKQSIRSKSARFGIKTFALACGKTGYVWNQIIYLGAGTETSQQYKYQATDVVMSLSEELLDVGPCIYLDNWYTSLEICDYLVQRKTDVVGTLRSYRKYLPKDVINAKLKSNERCVAYEQGYQFMVMHWKDKRDVYMITTCIPDTLEIVLRKGARKEVPNVIHIYNSNMGGVDLSDQMTTSYACVEKG, from the coding sequence ATGTTACAACCAGGACGTGATATATCCATAGATGAATCATTACTTTTGTGGAAGGGAAGGCTGTCGTTTAAACAATCGATACGATCAAAAAGTGCACGCTTCGGTATTAAGACGTTTGCATTGGCATGTGGGAAAACAGGATATGTCTGGAATCAAATTATATACCTTGGTGCTGGCACAGAAACTTCTCAACAATACAAATATCAGGCCACCGATGTAGTAATGTCATTATCTGAAGAACTGTTAGATGTTGGACCGTGTATATACCTTGACAATTGGTATACCTCATTGGAAATTTGTGATTATCTTGTTCAAAGAAAGACTGATGTTGTGGGAACATTACGAAGCTACAGAAAGTATCTACCAAAAGATGTTattaatgcaaaattgaaatcAAATGAAAGGTGTGTTGCATACGAGCAAGGATATCAATTCATGGTAATGCATTGGAAGGATAAACGTGATGTTTACATGATAACCACCTGCATACCTGATACTTTAGAAATTGTCTTACGTAAAGGTGCAAGGAAAGAAGTACCAAATGTTATCCACATTTACAACAGCAATATGGGTGGTGTTGATCTTAGTGATCAAATGACCACCTCCTATGCTTGTGTCGAAAAAGGGTGA